The DNA segment ACGGCGGGCACACCGCGGCCAAGTTCGAACTGAGCCTGGACATCCGCCCGGACGGCGACGACCTGCACGCCGTCTTCGGCCACCGCACCGACCTCCTCGGCGCCGAACAGGTCGCCCGGCTGGCCGCCCGCTTCGAGACCCTGCTCCGCGCGGCCCTGGCGGCGCCGGACACCCCCGTGCACCGGCTGCCCCTGCTCGGCGCGGACGAGGAGGCGCTGTGCCGGGCCGAGGCGACCGGGCCCGCGCTCGCGGCGCATCCGCCGACGGTCCTCGCCGCGATCGACCGGGCGGCGGAGCTGGTGCCCGGCGCCCCGGCCGTGGCCGGCCCCGACGAGAGCCTCACGCGCGCCGAACTCGCGGCGGCCGGCCGGGAACTGGCCGCCCGGCTGCTGGCCCGCGGGGTCCGCCGCGGCGACCTCGTCGCGTTCTGCCTGCCGCGCGGCCCGCGGCCGGTCGTGGCCATGCTCGCCGCCTGGCGCGTCGGCGCCGGTTACCTGGCCCTGGACCCGGAATACCCCGGCGCCCGGCTCGACTTCATGCTGCGGGACAGCGGGGCCGCGGTCCTGCTCACCGCGGACGGCGCGCCCGTGGACGGCATCGACACGGACGTCCCCGTCCTGTCCGTCACCCCCGGCCCCACCGACCCGGCCGGACCGGGCGGCCCCGCCGGCCCGCTGCCCGGCCCCGGCACCGAGGCGGGCCCGGACGACCCCGCGTACGTCATCTACACCTCGGGCTCCACCGGCACGCCCAAGGGCGTCCTCGTCCCGCACCGCGCCCTCGCGGCCCGGGTCGCCTGGATGCGCGAGGGCTACGGGCTGACCGGGGCGGACCGGGTCCTGCACAGCGCCTCGCTCTCCTTCGACACCAGCGCCGAGGAGATCTTCCCGGCCCTGGCGGCGGGCGCGGTCCTGGTCACCGCACGGCCGGGGGCCGCACTCGCCGACCAGCTGGCCGAGCCCTACACGGCCGGGATCACCGTCCTGGACCTGCCGACCCCCTACTGGCACCACCTCGTCGCCGACCTCGACGAGACCCCGTGGCCGGACACGCTGCGCCTGCTCGTCCTCGGCGCCGACCAGGTGCGCCCGGAGGCGGTCGCCGCCTGGCGGGCCCGGTTCGGCGACACCGTGCGGCTGGTCAACTCCTACGGCCCGACCGAGACCTCGATCATCGCCACCACGGCGGACCTCGGGGCCGGCGACGAGCGGCGCAGGCCGCCCATCGGCCGCCCCATCGGCGGGACGACCCTGGCCGTGCTGGACCGCGCCGGCAGTCCCGTGCCGCCCGGCACGCCCGGCGAGCTGGTGATCGGCGGCGCCGGGGTCGGCGACGGCTACCTGGGCCGCCCCGGAGCCACCGCCCGGTCCTTCGTCCCCGATCCGGACGGGCCGCCCGGCGCCCGCCGCTACCGCACCGGGGACCGGGTGCGCCGCCGCGCCGACGGACAGCTGGAGTTCCTGGGCCGGCTGGACGGCCAGGTCAAGGTGCGCGGGTTCCGGGTCGAGCCCGGTGAGGTCGAGGTGGCGCTCGCCGCCCTGCCCTCGGTGGCGGAGGCCGTGGTGTCCGTCCGGGGCGACCGGCTGACCGCCCATGTCGTACCGGCCCCGGCACAGGCCGCCCCCGACCCCGCCCGGCTGCGCGCCGAGCTGGCCGCAGTGCTGCCGCCGCACCTCGTCCCCGACACCTGGGCCGTGCTCGACCGCCTGCCGCTCGGCCCCAACGGCAAGGTGGAC comes from the Streptomyces sp. NBC_00525 genome and includes:
- a CDS encoding amino acid adenylation domain-containing protein; translated protein: MSVPDPQPHTPAPAAPAPPAGPHTEAVLSVGQERLWFLDQFEPGDPAYNIPLVLRFTGPLSKEALSAALDAVTARHEALRSRFPAVDGRPYVVVDPPAPVPLDSVDLRHHPDADVLARIGEFTNRPFDLAQGPPLRAALLRTGEHAYTFCLVVHHIAADGWSLGLLRSELAALYSAHRTGTAAELAEPGSYPAHAAGERAWLDGPEAAAALDHWRQLLHAAPPLALPLEHPRPETPSSLGAYHTRVLHGLGGAVESFARARRLTPFMVLAAAYQALLHRCTGQDDFCVGVPTAARTTVDSERTVGYFSSTLVLRADFTAAPSFDTLLRRLRGDWLRALTHGRVPFERLTEELRHNRDTGRTPVFQTLLTVHTQSGGALGEHRFADLVCAEGDGGHTAAKFELSLDIRPDGDDLHAVFGHRTDLLGAEQVARLAARFETLLRAALAAPDTPVHRLPLLGADEEALCRAEATGPALAAHPPTVLAAIDRAAELVPGAPAVAGPDESLTRAELAAAGRELAARLLARGVRRGDLVAFCLPRGPRPVVAMLAAWRVGAGYLALDPEYPGARLDFMLRDSGAAVLLTADGAPVDGIDTDVPVLSVTPGPTDPAGPGGPAGPLPGPGTEAGPDDPAYVIYTSGSTGTPKGVLVPHRALAARVAWMREGYGLTGADRVLHSASLSFDTSAEEIFPALAAGAVLVTARPGAALADQLAEPYTAGITVLDLPTPYWHHLVADLDETPWPDTLRLLVLGADQVRPEAVAAWRARFGDTVRLVNSYGPTETSIIATTADLGAGDERRRPPIGRPIGGTTLAVLDRAGSPVPPGTPGELVIGGAGVGDGYLGRPGATARSFVPDPDGPPGARRYRTGDRVRRRADGQLEFLGRLDGQVKVRGFRVEPGEVEVALAALPSVAEAVVSVRGDRLTAHVVPAPAQAAPDPARLRAELAAVLPPHLVPDTWAVLDRLPLGPNGKVDRAALPDPGPASLIRPAFVPPRTEAEELVADIWQQVLGSGPVGAQDDFFDLGGHSLLATRVIARVRASADLTVPLRTLFTHRTCAAFAEAVEAALLAEIDALSDADAEELLAAQDALEGTRPRS